agtttcctgggtactgttggcaagcctctgCCACTCAGTtatattgagatacgttctgttaaTGACGTCCACCAGTATCCTTCGCCGATCTACAatgtccatcttgcattgtccatcagtgggttcttggtcttcccaccatccattttcCTACCAGCTTTGTTTCCAACcatatcattccttaacttgtccagttttgttttatgagttctagacCTCAGGAACTTTATCTCAGATGTCTGTAACCTTCATGaaggtgcaggtttcaataccataggttaagatcgATATGAAGTACtaattgaacatcaccagctttgattttgtagGTACTTTGGGATTCCAGAGGAATGTTCATActtggtaaaagtgagagctcttctgcactttttgccacctcctttgtggctattGTGTCTCTAGAAATTACTCTGCTGAGGTATAtaaagttttccacacttttcagtggatggtttcctagcatgatgttcactggttgtccctctctgtttattgccatcactattgTTTTGgctttgcttatcttgagattgaatttCTGGAACTTAATCTTCCATTCATTGGGTCTCAGCTGTAGTTTTTCCTCATTTTTCCCCCAGATCATAATGTCTTCAGTgaagccattgcatttagttcgccataggttttcttgatgttcttcattgtgtcatccatgatggtgataaacaataatgggtaGTGCTCTGTCTTGCTGGACTCCATTTTTGGTCTGGAGCCAGGATGAATGTCTGTCACTAAATCTCACACAGCTTGTACAgtgctcatacagcatctgaacttacTTCTCCAGTCTCTCTGGCACTTTCctctttctcaggcattcccatatcttctctcttgaaATGCTCTCATATGTCTTCTCAATATCCAGAAAATCCatgaacagatctttgcctttctcccaatatttGTCTGTTAACATACGGACACTGTTGTGGATCTtgaggcctgaagccatactgttcttcttctaactggctctaagatgactcgcaatctgctcccTAAGAtattctcaagaatcttaagcccatgagaaaggagaaTTATTCCCCAGTAATTAGAGCATTTTTGGTGGTTTCCTTTcctaaacagggggataatgacaccttGCTCCAATCAGCAGATATATTGTCATCCTTTCGAACTACATTGAGCATACTGTATAGCCATTGTAAATCCTGGACTCCTGTTGCTTTACATGTACATAACCCTAACTAAcctcatagcactacagccctgaagggccttggcctaccaagtgaaggcctgcagattatgaggtattatgtggtcagcacggcaaatcctcttggccattattcttggctttctagaccaaggccgctatctcactgtcaaatagctcctcaattctaatcacataggctgagtggaccttgaaatagcccccagatccaggtaaaaatccctgacctggctgggaatcgaacccagggcctccgggtaagaggcaggcactctacccctacaccacagaggtggctttACATGTACATACAGAAAGTAAAATTATATGAGAAAAACCTGGAGAGAAATTATAAACAAACAGAAAACACGAATAGAAAAATATCagaaaaataggcagaaaatctcattcaaattggtatttaaaatatttctctttCTGACCTATGTAACATTACAAAGTCAAATTGTCAGTACTATAATGCCAAGTCATTATCTTCTTCTTTGTATTATCCTACTGTTGGACCCATGTTATAAATCAGTGAATGCCACTTAGTTTCCTTTGGGTGCAATTTCACTGTGGAATGGTCATAGAATATAGTGTATCAATAGTATTCCTTTGTCATGGGAAGTGACTATAAAAGGTAACTCAGGGGCTCATATCTTGAGAAGCTGGGTTGGCAATCATGGGTCCTGTGCCTGAACCTGACATTGAATTCCACTTATATGTGCTaagctccttgctttcatctttcctatccagtCTTCCTTGGTTTCTCTGGTGGTGCATTCTGCATCTACCCATCAACATTAACTCCAAGCTTacacaaggagtattttattacaccacctattcaatacaatccactGTTGCATGGTTAAGTGAACATAGAAACTACCAGattttaaggtacatgtttcgcccctctTTTACTGGGCATCGTCAGCCTTATTCAATCCTAAACCCAATTTTGGTCTGATAAGGTTTGATAAGGTCCTCAGACCAAAATTTGTTTTAGGattgaataatgatgatgatgcctaGTAAAAgaggggtgaaacatgtaccttaaaatCTGGTAGTTTCTATGTTCCTTTAACCAGGCAACagtggattgtattgaataggtggtgtaataaaatactccttgtgtaaacttagtgacATAGCTGTTTTCAGTACAGaacaatgacgagaataatggtttgtaacattAACTCCTCCATAGAAGTTGCTTCGCTGTTAGATGGCAACAAATAAGAATTTCAAAACTGGTATGTGGGCAGGGTGACCAGCTCCCTATAATTTTCTAAAGGTTACAGGTGGAACAAATGCTGACACACAAGAACATACACAACAGTAATTTATTGGTTTTattcccactgactacttttatggtttttagaaATGCTGAGGTGGTGTGGGGATTCTTCTATATGCTGGTGAATTTATccacacaaggctggcatatttgggTACATTTAACAATGTCAGACTGAGTGGAGATTGAACCCACTAACTCAGGCTCACAAGACCAGTGCtccaccatctgaaccactcagctagGTACATCACAGTAAATTTGGTCATCAGACAGAACCAACACCCTTATTAAGCTCATAGAGCTGTTCACCACAATATCCcaagtttaaaaataaaatagttaaaTGAAACTGAACCCAATtaaaatcaaacattttaacaCTTCAATAAAAGGACATCTGATTCTGATTGATGACAAACTTCTGAAGAAAATCACCTGAAAACTTGATTTTTGAGAGAGTAAAGAGCAGCAAGACAACTACTAGAAACACCACCCTAAAACAGGCTGATCCTGTTGTGCTGTGAAACATTCCACCAAATGGACATCGTACCACGAGGAGGCGTTCCCAAGTCAGAGTCACGATTAACCATGCTGATGTGAAGAAGAATAGATCTACTGTTACTTTATGCATGTCACATAACCACCAATAATCCTGCAAACAAGAAATATTATTCAAGAAAATGTAATACAGCTTATGTCCTCTTTGTGTTATTAAAAGAACAGAAAGGATGAGAAATTttgtaataatattaaaatgttctACTCACCAAGTACCATCTTCCAACTTGAGGAATGTGTGCTCGCAATAAACCCACGCCATAATTAAAGATCAGAGCTCCATTATCAGACACAGCTAGAGCACGCAAGTATATGGAAAAATTATCATTTGGATGAGAGCCATTCAGAACCAGGAAAGCTATTGTGTTCAGTATAAGACCTGGAATACCAGGACAGGATCAAATCAACTTAAATATATCTAGAAATAATGGAAAGGAAACGGATTAGTGACAAACAGATTCACAAAATATATATGGAAAGTAGCAAATGTGCCtgatattctaccttgtatacggatttatGCATAAAtaactgtacatgcagtgagtaagattatattaaattgcatgtctcttagcgctatccaagAAACACTCTGTGGTACTGTTGAAatacatgggttgattttttaatagtggTAACTATGCTGTAAAAATGCTGTGAAACGTAGCCAGGCAATATAATGTATACCTGAGGTAGCTTAGATTCGCACCCTTCCTCAGCGTAAATTAACTCGCCGTCCACACACCATGCACTGTGGCAGCGACAAAAACAAAAATGCAGTTATGAGCGCAGGCTCGTGGCGTACAGCTGTAACGATTTCAAAGCAAGATCAGAGGAGCTGGTTGAAAATTGAGTGCGCTAGAGGACGACAAAATGTGACAGACATGCCATGGCCTGGTTATCCTGCAGTAAGTGATGATGATGTGCAGAATATGAACGCGTTAGTGCTGGAAGATCGGAACACCACAATTCCTGAATTGGCCAATGATACAGGGCTGGCGCCTTCGACTGTGTTGCAAATCCTGAAGAAGAGAAGCGGCTGAGAATGCGGAAAATTGCCTCCAAATTGGTTCCACATGATTTGACCGAACATAAAAATGGCTGCGATATGATGCAGCTCGTACGCACTTGGAGTGCTATGAACGCGAAGGTGAGGCCTTCTTACAGTGGATAATCATTATTGCCGAGACCTGGGACAGAGCTTATGAACCACAGCTGAAACACGAATTAAATGACTGGCGTCATCACAGATCACCGCGAAAAGTAACGGTTCGGCCGACCGGAACCAATGTGAAGGCCATGCTTGATCATTGTCTATGAATGGGATGGTGTTAATATAAAACACACCATTCCCAGAGGACGTACCATTAATGTGGAGTATTACTGTGCATTTTTGCAAATGAACCAGGTAGCAGCTCTAAGAAGTAAACGAGTATACTTCCTGAATAACCCACCCATCTTTCTGCATGACAGTGCAAGGCTGCATGCAGCAGGAGCTGTGACTGAGTTGTTCAGTcgctggggctgggaagtgcttTACCATCCCCCTTATTCTCCATATCTTAGCCCCTCCGACTACGATCCCACCCCTAAAATGAAAGCACCACTCTGAGGGGTCTGCTTCTGCACAGTGGATGACATTCTCCAGGCCACCGACTGCTCCATCCGCAACATCCAGAGCAGCGGCATTCAACGGCTTTTACATTGCTGGGCACGAGTGCTACACAACGGTGGTGATTACTTCAAAGGCCTGCAAAACGCTTAACATTGTAGGTATGCTATGTATCAAAATAAGAATTAGTTAccactattaaaaaatcaacccatgtatTAACAGCTGCCCTTAGTGTTATTCGAAGACGATTGCAACCTCCTATGGTATTCCACAAATAacctgcagaatggcagcttgacatctctctcgccttctacccaaggaatacCCACAAGTTTGCAGGGATTATGATGAAACTGGCATTATGTTATTCACtgttggcaagcagccagagatgttGTCATGGTAACTGGTAAGTTCATTGTTGGTCTGTGAGGATGTCCATCATCCAACGCAGAGCAggaaacccacagaaaatagtaattttctccatcattttgaagagtaagcgaaattatgtacataacaaaagttatttaaaatgaagtggtgtttcacatatagtctacggaatttacagaaaatcaatagtataaggtacggtaagggttatactgcccaaaggcaggtccaaacctctgcagaggtgttcctgagctggagtttacgtgcggtagagtggccagtttctttccgctccttcattcccttacccccaccaacagcgggtggcaacccatccaactcctgaccacgcccaatgttgcttaacttcggagatctcacgggatccgctgtttcaacacagctacggccgttggcaatagtataagagaatattgaaaaaaaaaaatgttctggttTTCCTGTTAACCCTCAGTCTATTCACTGGTTtttaaacctgctcctggatgagtgtattctaaatatgaagtttggccaagatctatccagccgtttcactgtGATGCcaggacagacagacaaacagacacaaaagctaaaaaccactgatacagtttcgagttgacctaaatcggataaatatctgaaaaattggcaaaacaaacgaaattacaaagAGTGGACTCCTTACAACTttgtttatatagataagcataGTAATGTTTatagtgcaaaccttcatttcgagatttaacTGCTTTTAAACGGCTGTCATATTGACAAACAGATTGTACAATCAGATGCCCTTTTTAGTGTTCTACAGGGttggtattttatatttttctcataTCTCCTgtgtttatgggttagattgagttagaaacattgaatatgGTGAAactgggtacagttttcacacattactttatttttcgtgtacttatgtggcagctggaatcataaaatttggttaaCATGTGGCCACTGCTCGTGTCGATGTGCGTgctgaatttgatgattctatatttcctataatgcagctctatctaacgtacaaGGGAtcgagatatgacaaaaagtcataggaccaatgttttagatctctccaaactgaacaacgaatgtgctatctgttttgtaataccgGTACGACATACTGTTTAGCTGCCAATTAATCCAAAatgaagatctgcaccgtcattaaaactgcctccatatttagatattatctagggccaaaagttacacatttgaacagcttggaatttttccttatagtgaagagtgtccaggtttcgggattagcactcgcatacctacagagaaattaaggaagaaaataatagttaagaaagtcgaaattgactgaaaataggataataactgaggacagcaggATAGGACAATAGCAAGTAGATGTATTGGAAGAATtcaatgtccctcactaaattgttatggatttaagaaagcggtaacagaggagaaatttaggagcaAGGAGCATTAGGCaaatagataagaagatgacttccGGTATTATTACGTAAGCTTAAAGAGGCAAAGCAGAGACACGCAATTAAAGCAGAAaatagaagtagaagagaaatacagtaaaaattatagcacatgccagaaaacaccttatggtgtgattcatttatttagcgtatggctcaTATAATCAAGTTGAATACAGATATTTACTTAACAGGAAGACAATGAACAAGAAAAGTCTCCTTACaattgaatgtcaagatcattgattcACTGagttgcttctggagttgccatcagaaagtcaactttgctgcctgtgtatgcccgtgTTTCACACTCTCTGGCAATATGgcgtatggtttgtcgtgcagttccgcagtcacacgcgggtttcggcaacttgttccatttgaACAACACATCTCTGCACCTGCCATggccttttattattattttcagagcaGTCCATGTTTCACGTGGTAGCTGGAATCCAGTTGGAAGTtcggcattcgagaacatactgtgcaggtgcatctctgttgctgcttcccaccgtcttttccattCTATAGTTGGGTTGtatagcaaccatgtctaaggcattatgtaaagttggatggcgtgaacgtaatctattttggttgatagttcgtaaatcttcatgtacaggtagatcggggttccttaagattttattgaattcctcgATGAGAGCGCTGAATCTGCGTAAATCATATGGCATTGTTCTAGATAAAAGCGGGAGCCAGTGAGCtggcgtagatcgaattgtgccagctattatgcgcatagtggaattcaacTGAGTATCAATAAGTCTTGTGTGATGATTGTTcatccacactggagcacagtactcaacacttgaatacaccaagcctaaagctgaagaccatAAAACACTTGCTGAAGAACCCCAGGTAGATCCACAAAGCTTACGAATGATGTTATGcattttcagtttctgtgcagagtTCAGCAGATGTTGTTTGTAGGATAGTGTTCAATCTaaggttactccaagatattttgggttccagttgtggtgaagtatcctgctGCAGAAACGTTCAgtttagtatttgctaagtgattcTTTCAGTGGAAACAAGACACCTCTGTTTTATTGGTGCTGAgcttaagtctccagttcctgaagtctgtctgttgtctgttaggtcatcagcgcagaggctggttggatcctcaaatagcaccaccaaaggctatgcagttatagggaaaccgcaaaaaccaatggcagagcccaaatgaagcgtactaggcaagatgaggagtgaggtagtttgccattgctttcctcactggaccagaatgtgccattgcagcacaactgaccctatgagcaacacctgtcataacactcagacactatttgtgctccgaatgtcattactcagtaccatccgtaccccagcagcttccatatggtcacagccatggatgagactgggacttcattggaagctacactttgctctggcctgtgccaagagacagatacaaaagtactgcatccatcaagaaatggcaatagaTGGGTTCCTGAAGTAGGTTTCCAAAATGGGCAAATCCCTTGTCAACATCTCTtcatttttctccagttctttgtgttgcacagctaatgctatatcgTCAGCGTAGAAAAATTTCCGggatgtaacttcaggaagatcagatatatataagctgaacaggagtgacgataggactgaaccttgatgcaaaccatttttaagcttcctctcctcgctcacattgttcccgatgataacctgaagTCTCCTATCACTCAGTatattgttaataagtcttgctatCTTTCTGTATGATATGGCCcggagaagtttatagaccataccttccgtccacacggtatcaaatgcagcagtgagatcaacaaaagcaacagatgttttcGGTTTTCTTTGAAACCCCATTTTTATGAAtgtaagtgccaaaacttgatcacaacagctgtgacttggtctgaagcctgcctgatccatgaGAATGTGCTGTAAAATGGCACTGTTTATTCTGTTAAATATAAATGTAATATATAAATGTTAAATGTAGATTATGATGTGAACTAATGCTCTGCACTTCGCGGGTCTGTTGAAATATcaacagccacccttagtgctattcgaagacaattgtaacctccaacggtattccgcaaatatcctgcagaatggcagcttgacgtctctctcgccttctacccaaggaaaaactacgagtttacaggaatCATGACAAAAATGGCATTATGTCACTTGCCTgcaggcaagcagccagagacattgccatggtaaccggtaggtttgtTGTCAGTCTACCTGAAACCAGCAGAAAATACCTATTTAGGTAGTCAttttctgtcatttgaagagtaagcgaaattatgtacataacaaaagttgtttaaaatgaagggaagctTTAcgtatagtctacggattttacagacagtcaatagtataagagaaaattgaaaatacctgttctggttttcctataaacccacagtctgttcagtgattcttAAATCACATGCATGcatgtatactctaaatatgaagcttggccTAGATCAATCCagtcgttttgccgtgatggtgaaacagatggacagacagacacgaaagctaaaaatcactgatacggtcttgagttgaactaaaatg
The Anabrus simplex isolate iqAnaSimp1 chromosome 3, ASM4041472v1, whole genome shotgun sequence genome window above contains:
- the LOC136867332 gene encoding uncharacterized protein isoform X3, which gives rise to MKRTDCLPLTDLDFLRDIESANISQLEVIWPCEVRTYWKVELRGLVTAVQFMLSYLNGIIIIIGLILNTIAFLVLNGSHPNDNFSIYLRALAVSDNGALIFNYGVGLLRAHIPQVGRWYLDYWWLCDMHKVTVDLFFFTSAWLIVTLTWERLLVVRCPFGGMFHSTTGSACFRVVFLVVVLLLFTLSKIKFSGFEQDSVMGYQPCEDTEEIKETAIYLYTAVSIWLPLTLVVCGNMNLLFQIRKSVYNRSKLLG